One Sphingobacteruim zhuxiongii DNA window includes the following coding sequences:
- a CDS encoding RagB/SusD family nutrient uptake outer membrane protein, with the protein MKKSRIFKYILGALIVSSTLSCKDFLDREPTSYSSSGFYKSEGAVEDGVSGIYATLNINLAFNLPFNIMLDHWTGLAFERAENTTIGAGGALNPDNTSVAQWWNANFSTISRANAVLVGSEPYLDKLEGRSKQYLAEARVLRAFAYCNLLTAFGKVPLFQKPVTTEEYDVARTNEHVIVDFLLTDMDACLNDLPWLADSRGRVDRAVAYGIKARLALLAGSLNYNNKGTDYYKIAAEAAKQVIGQRQLAANFEDLFNKAGQQKADVRNESLFEIIYSDKGIKKTHMIGFGQVSRNYGQTGRHPSQLLADTYECKDGLRIDESPQYDPKKPWANRDPRFSYTLWMHKDTVEGNTNGTETGRVKMILDVYQPTTKIYNFNTQTWNVGVNADINSGAAWTSFANAGVGYMWKKYSNEKIESIGAQSCNSIVMRYAEILLTYAEAKIELNELDNTVYEAINKVRNRSKMPNVSADRIGNQEKMRQLVRRERKVELALEGIHFSDMRRWKIGDLENAGPSYGYPLPTRAANGTIIEEGYDIATSDMIPNFKKSARHDLNDIANYDTYKSKLKVRDQNRFWDNKFYLFPVPQRELDLAPALGQNEGY; encoded by the coding sequence ATGAAAAAGTCAAGAATATTTAAATATATATTGGGTGCGCTCATCGTTAGCTCTACCCTTTCTTGTAAGGACTTTCTAGACAGAGAACCTACAAGCTATTCGTCTTCGGGATTTTATAAATCTGAAGGCGCAGTCGAAGATGGTGTATCGGGGATTTACGCCACGCTAAATATCAATTTAGCTTTTAATTTACCCTTTAACATTATGTTAGACCATTGGACCGGATTAGCATTCGAACGAGCTGAGAACACGACCATTGGGGCAGGAGGCGCCCTTAATCCTGACAATACTTCAGTCGCTCAATGGTGGAATGCAAACTTTAGTACCATCTCCCGCGCAAATGCAGTGTTAGTAGGTTCAGAGCCTTACTTAGATAAATTAGAAGGAAGATCAAAGCAGTACTTGGCTGAAGCTCGGGTATTAAGAGCTTTCGCCTATTGCAATCTTTTAACCGCATTCGGCAAGGTACCACTATTTCAAAAACCAGTAACGACGGAAGAATATGATGTCGCTAGAACCAACGAACATGTCATTGTCGACTTCCTATTAACAGATATGGATGCTTGTCTAAATGATTTGCCTTGGTTAGCCGACAGCAGAGGACGTGTAGATCGTGCTGTTGCCTATGGCATCAAAGCTAGATTAGCATTACTTGCCGGGAGTTTAAATTATAATAATAAAGGAACAGATTACTATAAAATTGCAGCAGAAGCAGCTAAACAAGTAATTGGACAACGACAACTGGCTGCAAATTTTGAAGACCTATTCAATAAAGCAGGACAACAAAAAGCCGATGTACGTAATGAATCTTTATTTGAGATTATTTACTCCGATAAAGGTATTAAGAAAACCCATATGATTGGATTTGGACAAGTATCAAGAAACTACGGACAAACTGGTCGACATCCCTCACAATTACTTGCCGACACATACGAATGTAAAGACGGCTTACGGATAGACGAGTCGCCACAATATGATCCAAAGAAACCTTGGGCAAATCGTGATCCTCGCTTTAGCTACACTTTATGGATGCACAAAGACACAGTCGAAGGTAATACAAACGGTACAGAAACTGGACGTGTAAAGATGATCTTAGATGTCTATCAACCAACTACTAAAATTTACAACTTCAACACGCAAACATGGAATGTGGGCGTAAATGCAGATATCAACAGCGGGGCTGCTTGGACAAGTTTTGCAAATGCCGGGGTCGGATATATGTGGAAAAAATATAGCAATGAAAAGATCGAATCCATTGGCGCCCAAAGCTGTAATTCCATCGTAATGCGCTATGCAGAGATACTCTTAACCTATGCAGAAGCAAAAATCGAATTAAACGAACTGGATAATACAGTATATGAAGCAATCAATAAAGTTCGAAATCGTTCGAAGATGCCTAATGTTTCTGCCGACCGTATTGGCAATCAAGAGAAGATGCGTCAACTCGTTCGTCGTGAACGAAAGGTAGAGCTCGCTTTGGAAGGAATTCACTTTTCAGATATGCGTAGATGGAAAATCGGCGATTTAGAAAATGCAGGCCCTTCTTACGGATATCCCCTACCTACACGTGCGGCGAATGGAACAATTATCGAAGAAGGCTATGATATTGCTACGTCTGATATGATTCCGAATTTCAAGAAATCAGCGCGCCATGATCTGAACGACATCGCTAACTATGATACCTATAAATCGAAATTAAAAGTTAGAGATCAAAATAGATTCTGGGACAACAAATTTTATTTATTCCCTGTGCCACAACGTGAGCTTGATTTGGCTCCAGCACTAGGACAAAACGAAGGGTATTAA
- a CDS encoding TonB-dependent receptor, producing the protein MKMSQNEKPIRFFFKILTVMKFLFFMSAFTLLYANSVLSQQLNFKMKNASIDQILLKISQEVKHDLIYDSKIFAGQKKIDVDFKQTTVKQALTQLFFKTPFVFELKNDVIVVRKASSQPSIENHGNVVQQKVTGTVKDESGIALNAVTVSVVNTSTATKTDANGNFELTVPSGSSSLRFSLLGYADQEIAINNRSSISVTLATSVSDIDEVVVVGYGTQKKVNLTGSVAQVSSKDLLKRNASNTSVALQGLIPGVSVSTTSGRPGSDGAGIKIRGTGSLNSENSPLVLIDGVEGYMNYLDPNSIESVTVLKDAASASIYGSRASNGVILVTTKRGSEDALRINYSGFVGTNMPTNFPDPVSAIEYMEAINVARANNNQTPQYSDDIINTYKTQGADNFNFYDANWKDLLVKNNALTHNNSLSFSGGSKRIRTFANFAHYSQDGNLPNNKYTRSTLKLNNDFTMTTWLRGGIDLNIRQSKSTAPAGDTPESIFNKVTTFVPVFSAINSDGTWGYGQNGDNPIASAKASGLSSSTTPELAIKGFLSLTPLKGLEIYTNYSQNRLETKSDQFLKPYDTFETGVYKVTYPTTGNDKSESWGQTIINQFNLQASYERNLGSHYVKLLGGMQTEELLGRSFAAGRKFFKYDGFEDLNNGDVLSSTNSGSHYEWAMLSYYGRLNYNFKERYLLELNSRFDASTRFKGKNQWGYFPSVSAGWRISEEPFFQPIKSSINDLKLRGSMGTLGNQAIGSFYPYAASIYAGQGYWFDYNQGSGVAQTEVANENISWEKSRQFNIGLDAQLLNSRLGLTVDVFRRKTFDMLQRFPIASYIGLTPPWENRGDIENKGWEVSATWKDNVNDFNYAITANVSDIRNKVLNLYGNEYIGSNTISKEGESLNSYYGYVSNGLFQTQEEIDNSAVYGTKANTKPGYVRYVDLSGPDAVPDGIIDNHDRTILGSNMPRYEYSLNLSAEWKGFDLTLFFQGIGKKDLFYTGSGVRPFLVGRSMFKYQLDYWSEENRDAEFPILLIDGSGNNPNNIASDFWMKSGAFLRLKNLTFGYTLPKAWTQRMQTKEFRLYFNAQNLFTFSNAYEGYDPENAVSGGSFYPLMKTFTFGLNVNF; encoded by the coding sequence ATGAAAATGTCGCAGAATGAGAAACCTATTCGGTTTTTCTTTAAAATCCTAACTGTGATGAAGTTTCTCTTCTTCATGTCAGCATTTACGCTGCTTTACGCCAATTCGGTGCTCAGCCAGCAGTTAAATTTCAAAATGAAAAATGCAAGTATCGATCAGATACTCCTTAAAATAAGTCAGGAAGTAAAACATGACTTAATATACGACTCCAAAATCTTCGCCGGGCAAAAAAAAATCGACGTTGATTTCAAACAAACCACCGTAAAACAAGCATTGACGCAATTGTTTTTCAAAACGCCTTTTGTATTCGAACTAAAGAACGATGTTATTGTTGTTCGCAAAGCATCAAGCCAACCGTCAATTGAAAACCATGGAAATGTAGTACAACAAAAAGTTACTGGTACTGTAAAAGATGAATCTGGAATCGCGTTGAATGCAGTGACCGTATCTGTTGTGAATACTAGTACTGCAACGAAGACTGACGCTAATGGTAATTTTGAACTAACGGTACCTAGCGGATCAAGTTCTTTAAGATTCTCGCTTTTAGGATATGCCGATCAGGAAATTGCGATCAATAACCGCAGCTCAATATCGGTTACATTAGCCACTTCCGTAAGCGACATTGATGAAGTCGTTGTCGTAGGTTACGGCACACAGAAAAAAGTAAACTTAACAGGATCTGTCGCACAGGTATCTAGCAAAGATCTTTTGAAAAGGAATGCCTCAAATACTTCAGTAGCACTTCAAGGTCTAATCCCAGGTGTTTCGGTATCCACCACATCAGGACGACCAGGTTCTGACGGCGCAGGAATTAAAATCAGAGGAACAGGATCCCTTAACTCTGAAAACTCACCTCTTGTCTTAATTGATGGTGTCGAGGGCTATATGAACTACTTAGACCCCAATAGTATCGAGAGTGTCACCGTATTGAAAGATGCAGCCTCGGCCTCTATTTATGGCTCTAGAGCTTCAAATGGTGTAATCCTTGTTACGACCAAGCGTGGTAGTGAAGATGCGCTTCGCATAAACTACAGTGGTTTTGTGGGAACAAATATGCCAACGAACTTCCCGGATCCAGTAAGTGCAATTGAATATATGGAAGCGATTAATGTCGCCCGCGCGAATAACAACCAAACTCCACAGTACAGCGATGACATCATCAACACCTACAAAACGCAAGGCGCTGATAATTTCAATTTCTACGATGCAAACTGGAAAGATCTGCTCGTAAAGAATAATGCATTGACACATAACAATTCCTTGAGTTTTTCAGGTGGCTCAAAACGCATTCGGACATTTGCCAATTTCGCACATTACTCCCAAGACGGAAATCTGCCGAACAATAAGTATACGCGATCAACTTTAAAACTAAACAATGATTTCACGATGACGACCTGGCTTCGCGGGGGTATTGACTTGAATATTCGTCAATCCAAATCAACCGCGCCAGCAGGTGATACGCCGGAATCTATATTCAATAAAGTAACTACGTTCGTCCCTGTATTCTCTGCAATAAATTCCGACGGAACTTGGGGCTATGGTCAAAATGGAGATAACCCGATTGCCTCAGCTAAAGCATCTGGTTTGTCATCAAGTACGACGCCAGAGTTAGCAATCAAAGGTTTCTTATCGTTAACGCCATTGAAAGGTTTGGAAATCTATACAAACTATAGCCAAAACCGCTTGGAAACAAAGTCGGATCAATTCTTAAAACCTTATGACACCTTCGAAACCGGCGTCTACAAGGTAACCTATCCAACGACCGGAAACGACAAATCTGAAAGTTGGGGACAAACAATTATCAACCAATTCAACTTACAAGCGTCTTACGAAAGAAATCTCGGATCGCATTATGTGAAGTTGTTAGGTGGTATGCAAACCGAAGAACTGTTAGGCCGATCTTTTGCTGCTGGAAGAAAATTCTTCAAATATGATGGTTTTGAAGACCTTAACAATGGTGATGTTCTTTCATCAACGAACTCAGGATCGCATTATGAGTGGGCGATGCTCTCTTATTACGGAAGGTTGAACTACAACTTTAAAGAACGCTACCTATTGGAACTAAATAGTCGTTTCGATGCCTCAACACGTTTCAAAGGCAAGAATCAATGGGGTTACTTTCCTTCGGTTTCCGCAGGATGGAGAATATCCGAAGAACCATTCTTTCAACCGATCAAAAGCAGCATCAACGATTTAAAACTCCGTGGATCAATGGGTACCCTTGGTAACCAAGCCATCGGTAGCTTCTATCCTTATGCAGCATCAATCTATGCTGGTCAAGGCTATTGGTTTGACTATAATCAAGGCTCAGGTGTAGCACAAACAGAAGTTGCAAATGAGAACATCTCTTGGGAGAAATCACGTCAATTTAACATTGGTCTAGATGCTCAATTATTAAATTCACGATTAGGATTGACTGTCGATGTATTTCGCAGAAAAACCTTTGATATGTTACAGCGCTTCCCAATTGCAAGCTATATCGGGTTAACACCTCCATGGGAAAACAGAGGCGATATTGAAAATAAAGGATGGGAAGTATCTGCAACTTGGAAAGATAATGTAAACGATTTTAACTATGCAATTACAGCCAATGTATCTGACATCAGAAATAAGGTCTTAAACTTATATGGCAATGAATATATTGGTTCCAATACTATATCAAAAGAGGGAGAATCATTGAATTCATACTACGGGTATGTATCAAATGGACTTTTTCAAACACAGGAAGAAATCGATAACTCAGCAGTATACGGAACAAAGGCGAATACGAAACCAGGCTATGTACGTTATGTTGACTTAAGTGGTCCAGATGCAGTGCCAGATGGCATTATTGACAACCATGACCGTACGATATTGGGTTCCAACATGCCACGTTATGAATATAGTTTAAATTTATCTGCAGAATGGAAGGGCTTCGACTTAACCTTATTTTTCCAAGGGATTGGCAAGAAAGATCTGTTCTATACAGGTTCAGGTGTACGCCCATTCCTTGTGGGACGTTCCATGTTTAAATATCAATTAGACTATTGGTCTGAGGAGAATAGGGATGCTGAATTCCCAATATTATTAATCGATGGTTCTGGAAATAACCCGAACAATATTGCATCCGATTTTTGGATGAAGAGTGGAGCATTCTTACGTCTTAAAAATCTGACATTCGGATATACATTACCTAAAGCATGGACACAACGTATGCAAACGAAAGAATTCCGCTTGTATTTTAATGCGCAGAATTTATTTACCTTCTCAAATGCTTATGAAGGTTACGATCCAGAAAATGCAGTGTCAGGCGGAAGCTTTTATCCACTGATGAAAACATTTACGTTTGGACTAAATGTTAATTTCTAA